A genomic window from Salvia miltiorrhiza cultivar Shanhuang (shh) chromosome 5, IMPLAD_Smil_shh, whole genome shotgun sequence includes:
- the LOC130986655 gene encoding synaptotagmin-2-like isoform X1, whose product MGFVSTILGMIGFGMGFSAGLVAGYFLLIYFLPNDVKDPEVRPLVEQSYEFLQTLLPEIPLWIKNPDYDRLDWLNKFIECMWPYLDKAICKTVKQIAEPIIAEQIPQYKIDAVEFEQLTLGGLPPTFQGMKVYSTEEKELMMELGLKWAGTPNILVAVKAFGLKATAQVIDFQVFASPRITLKPLVPTFPCFANIYVSLMEKPHVDFGVKLLGADAMSIPGAYRMVQEIIKDQVANMYLWPKRLEVQIMDPMKAMQRPVGILNVNVVRAMNLKKKDLLGSSDPYVKLRLHDDKLQSKQTSVKKNNLNPEWNEEFSLVVKDPQVQDLVLTLYDWEKVGSHEKMGLNVVHLKDLTPEEPKLVTLDILKNLNPDDAQNEKSRGQLIVEVNYKPFGEKELASSNIAIGEVEKAPQGTPEGGGVLVVIVHEAEDLEGKNHNNPSVRLHFRGEMRKTKRLKKNRDPRWEEEFQFVLDEPPMNDRIHVEVTSSSKKMGGLRYPKESLGYADLNLADVVNNKRINERYHLIDSKNGRIQIEMQWRTAS is encoded by the exons ATGGGTTTTGTAAGCACAATATTGGGCATGATTGGTTTTGGGATGGGTTTTTCAGCTGGGCTTGTGGCTGGATATTTCTTGTTAATCTACTTTCTGCCAAATGATGTAAAG GATCCTGAAGTCCGTCCATTAGTCGAGCAATCTTATGAATTTCTCCAAACTCTTCTTCCAGAAATACCACTTTGGATAAAAAATCCAGATTATGATCGA CTGGACTGGTTGAACAAATTCATAGAATGTATGTGGCCTTATTTAGATAAG GCCATATGCAAGACAGTAAAACAGATCGCGGAGCCTATTATAGCTGAGCAGATTCCACAATACAAAATTGATGCAGTGGAATTTGAACAGCTAACTTTGGGTGGCCTGCCTCCAACTTTTCAAG GAATGAAGGTCTACAGCACTGAGGAAAAGGAACTGATGATGGAGCTAGGCTTGAAGTGGGCAGGTACGCCTAACATTCTCGTTGCTGTCAAGGCGTTTGGGCTGAAAGCTACTGCACAG GTCATCGACTTTCAAGTTTTTGCTTCTCCACGTATCACCTTGAAGCCTCTCGTTCCAACTTTTCCTTGTTTTGCAAATATATATGTTTCTCTGATGGAGAAG CCTCACGTCGACTTTGGAGTGAAGCTTCTCGGTGCTGATGCAATGTCCATCCCTGGTGCATACAGAATGGTGCAG GAAATCATCAAAGATCAGGTTGCTAACATGTATTTATGGCCTAAGAGGCTTGAAGTTCAAATAATGGATCCTATGAA AGCAATGCAGAGACCAGTTGGCATTCTGAACGTGAACGTGGTCAGAGCAATGaatttgaagaagaaagatctCTTAGGCTCCTCTGATCCTTATGTCAAGCTACGACTGCACGATGACAAGCTGCAGTCGAAGCAGACAAGCGTAAAGAAGAACAACTTGAACCCCGAATGGAACGAGGAGTTCAGCCTCGTTGTGAAGGACCCTCAAGTTCAAGATTTAGTGCTCACATTGTACGACTGGGAAAAG GTTGGATCACATGAAAAGATGGGGTTGAACGTAGTTCACTTGAAAGACCTCACTCCCGAGGAACCAAAACTTGTAACTCTTGACATTCTTAAGAATCTGAATCCGGACGACGCTCAGAATGAGAAGTCGCGAGGGCAGCTCATAGTCGAGGTCAATTACAAACCTTTTGGTGAAAAGGAGTTGGCGAGCAGCAATATTGCTATAGGTGAAGTCGAGAAGGCTCCTCAGGGCACGCCCGAGGGTGGTGGTGTGCTCGTCGTTATAGTGCACGaagctgaagatttggagggcAAGAACCACAACAATCCGTCCGTACGTCTACACTTTCGAGGGGAGATGAGAAAAACCAAG AGATTGAAAAAGAACAGAGATCCGAGATGGGAAGAGGAGTTCCAGTTCGTGCTTGACGAGCCACCTATGAACGACAGGATCCACGTTGAAGTAACGAGTTCTTCTAAGAAAATGGGAGGCCTGCGATACCCAAAG GAAAGTCTAGGCTACGCGGATCTAAACCTAGCAGACGTCGTCAACAACAAGAGGATCAACGAGAGGTACCACCTTATCGACTCAAAGAATGGCCGGATTCAGATTGAGATGCAGTGGCGAACCGCGTCTTAG
- the LOC130986655 gene encoding synaptotagmin-2-like isoform X2: MDPPWVVECKEREPFMLPFITSDPEVRPLVEQSYEFLQTLLPEIPLWIKNPDYDRLDWLNKFIECMWPYLDKAICKTVKQIAEPIIAEQIPQYKIDAVEFEQLTLGGLPPTFQGMKVYSTEEKELMMELGLKWAGTPNILVAVKAFGLKATAQVIDFQVFASPRITLKPLVPTFPCFANIYVSLMEKPHVDFGVKLLGADAMSIPGAYRMVQEIIKDQVANMYLWPKRLEVQIMDPMKAMQRPVGILNVNVVRAMNLKKKDLLGSSDPYVKLRLHDDKLQSKQTSVKKNNLNPEWNEEFSLVVKDPQVQDLVLTLYDWEKVGSHEKMGLNVVHLKDLTPEEPKLVTLDILKNLNPDDAQNEKSRGQLIVEVNYKPFGEKELASSNIAIGEVEKAPQGTPEGGGVLVVIVHEAEDLEGKNHNNPSVRLHFRGEMRKTKRLKKNRDPRWEEEFQFVLDEPPMNDRIHVEVTSSSKKMGGLRYPKESLGYADLNLADVVNNKRINERYHLIDSKNGRIQIEMQWRTAS; encoded by the exons atggaTCCACCATGGGTCGTTGAATGCAAGGAGAGGGAGCCATTTATGTTACCCTTTATCACATCT GATCCTGAAGTCCGTCCATTAGTCGAGCAATCTTATGAATTTCTCCAAACTCTTCTTCCAGAAATACCACTTTGGATAAAAAATCCAGATTATGATCGA CTGGACTGGTTGAACAAATTCATAGAATGTATGTGGCCTTATTTAGATAAG GCCATATGCAAGACAGTAAAACAGATCGCGGAGCCTATTATAGCTGAGCAGATTCCACAATACAAAATTGATGCAGTGGAATTTGAACAGCTAACTTTGGGTGGCCTGCCTCCAACTTTTCAAG GAATGAAGGTCTACAGCACTGAGGAAAAGGAACTGATGATGGAGCTAGGCTTGAAGTGGGCAGGTACGCCTAACATTCTCGTTGCTGTCAAGGCGTTTGGGCTGAAAGCTACTGCACAG GTCATCGACTTTCAAGTTTTTGCTTCTCCACGTATCACCTTGAAGCCTCTCGTTCCAACTTTTCCTTGTTTTGCAAATATATATGTTTCTCTGATGGAGAAG CCTCACGTCGACTTTGGAGTGAAGCTTCTCGGTGCTGATGCAATGTCCATCCCTGGTGCATACAGAATGGTGCAG GAAATCATCAAAGATCAGGTTGCTAACATGTATTTATGGCCTAAGAGGCTTGAAGTTCAAATAATGGATCCTATGAA AGCAATGCAGAGACCAGTTGGCATTCTGAACGTGAACGTGGTCAGAGCAATGaatttgaagaagaaagatctCTTAGGCTCCTCTGATCCTTATGTCAAGCTACGACTGCACGATGACAAGCTGCAGTCGAAGCAGACAAGCGTAAAGAAGAACAACTTGAACCCCGAATGGAACGAGGAGTTCAGCCTCGTTGTGAAGGACCCTCAAGTTCAAGATTTAGTGCTCACATTGTACGACTGGGAAAAG GTTGGATCACATGAAAAGATGGGGTTGAACGTAGTTCACTTGAAAGACCTCACTCCCGAGGAACCAAAACTTGTAACTCTTGACATTCTTAAGAATCTGAATCCGGACGACGCTCAGAATGAGAAGTCGCGAGGGCAGCTCATAGTCGAGGTCAATTACAAACCTTTTGGTGAAAAGGAGTTGGCGAGCAGCAATATTGCTATAGGTGAAGTCGAGAAGGCTCCTCAGGGCACGCCCGAGGGTGGTGGTGTGCTCGTCGTTATAGTGCACGaagctgaagatttggagggcAAGAACCACAACAATCCGTCCGTACGTCTACACTTTCGAGGGGAGATGAGAAAAACCAAG AGATTGAAAAAGAACAGAGATCCGAGATGGGAAGAGGAGTTCCAGTTCGTGCTTGACGAGCCACCTATGAACGACAGGATCCACGTTGAAGTAACGAGTTCTTCTAAGAAAATGGGAGGCCTGCGATACCCAAAG GAAAGTCTAGGCTACGCGGATCTAAACCTAGCAGACGTCGTCAACAACAAGAGGATCAACGAGAGGTACCACCTTATCGACTCAAAGAATGGCCGGATTCAGATTGAGATGCAGTGGCGAACCGCGTCTTAG